CTAAGCCGCATCGACCTGCCCGGGCAAACGGGCAATCGTAATAATCGCGGCAATAATAATGGTGGCCTTCACGAGCCCTCACGCATGCAAACGCCCTCCCCCACTGTCGAGCGCAAAGGTCTGCCAATGATCCCGCTCAAGCCGTGTTGCGCTTCCGCAGGAAGCTGATGAGGCCGATGGCGAAGAGCGAGCCGAGGCCGACCAGCCCCCAGGTGCCGGCCGTGCCGCGGTTGCTGAGCGCCCAGACACTGGCCAAGGTCGCCGCACTCGTTGCGCCCGCCATGAGCAGGTTCACCACCAAGCGCACGCCCCCGCTCGGCCGATCTTTACCCAGCGCGCCTTTACTGTTCATGAGCAGCAGGAAGGTGAAGTAAGCAATCGGCAGCAGCGTCGTCGCGATGACCGAAGCCGGAATCGCCAGCGCCGCGCGCGAGGCACCCGTCCAGATGACCGGCGCGAAGAACCCGCTGATGCCCGGCATGAGTGTGCCAATGCGGAACACGGTCGGGTTCTCGTCGCGCTTAAACACCGCGCCGATGGCGAGGCCGTTCATGAGGATCAGGATGATGATGCTCGACCACGCCATCGCGATCACGCCCACCCCGAACACGAGATTCGCTCCCGCCTTACCCAGCACCGGTGCCAGCGCCGCCGAGAGTTGTCCGGCGTCACGCGAGGCCAGCATGGCCGCCATGCGGCGGTCGACCGGCGCGAGGGTTTCGCGAGCGGCCGCTTTGGCGTCGGCGTCGAGTGAGGCAAAAGACGCCCCGTCGCGCAGCTTGAGGAACTTGTCCACCGAGTCGCCATAAGCACGGACCATCGCCGGCCGCACACTGCCGTCGGGGGCGAGCACGTCGTCGGTCTTGGTGTAAAACGCGCTGCCTGCCGCGATCACCAAACAGCTTGTCGCGATGACAAACGGAATGAACAGACCGAGCGAAAGATCGAACATCGAGAGTTCGCGGTGCTTCCGCTGCCAGCCGCGACGCAGCAAGGTGTAGGGCAGCAGGAAGGTCATGTTGATGCCCACCGCCGTGCCGCCCGCTGCGATGATGATGTCGCGCTGCGAATTGGAAATGATCTCCCGCCACAAGCCCTCGTGCGCCCCCGTCGCGGCCGCGATTTCGGCCAGTTGCGGCGTCGGTTCGTGTAGTTGCGAGAGGTGCGGAATGAGACCCGCCATCACCGCGCCGACATCGATCTGCCCTCGCGCCACCAGCATGCCCACCACGAGGAAAAAGGAGAGCACCACCACCGCCACGAGCACCTTGAGCACGAGTTCAAACAGCCGGATACCTTTGCTGCCGGATTCGTAGCCCCAGACGATGCCCACGGAAGTCACCGCCAGGACGCCGCCGATGATCCATGGAGCCACTTCGCTGTCGGCCCAGCTGGGGGTGAGGTTCTGCAAAAAGGTCGAAGTCGCCAACGCAAACTGCGGCAGCGCAAACACCACGTTGGCCACGATCGTCGCCACCGCCCAAGCGATCGCCAACACCGGCGTGAGGTGACGGCTGACGGTCAACATCGGTCGCTCGCCGGTCGAAAGGGTCACGTAAGCGATCGCCGACAGCATGGTGATGCCACACAGCATGGCGAAGGGTTGAATCCACAGCAGGTGCGGTCCGGCCACGATGCCGATGAAGAGCGAACCGGCCAGACTGCCACCTCCGAGCGTGATCGCGCCCTGCAACCAGCCGGGACCGGAGAGTTTGGCGTAGGCGCCGAGTTTGCCAAAAAATCCGCTGTTGGCGGCTGCTTCGAGCGCCGCGTCTTCCGGACGCTCCACGTTGTAGTCGATTGCCATGGTGAGGGGTAGAATGGGGTAAGGGGTCGGGCGCGAGCACCCGCGGGGAAGCGCCTACCATTGCGAGGGGCGAGGGCGGCGCGAGGGCAAACGCTCTCTCCATGTTCAAAAAATTCATCGCCCGTTTCCGTTGGTGCGCTCCTCTGAAAACCCATCCTTTTGGACCTACACCACCGCCATTCGGGTAAAACAACAAGGCTTGGCCTCACCCGACCCACACGCCAAAGGAATTGCGCCATCGCCGCATGTCGACCGCGCCCCATCGCCCTTCAGCTTCAGCGCCCTCTCATCTCGTGCTCAAACGTGGCCACCTCCTGGCTATCGGAGCGGTGGCGGTGCTGCCTTGGTGCATTCTCCTCCTACTGCTGGCTCGGCCGACCGCCATCGCACCGGATTTGGGGAGTCGCCCCACCGTCCCAGTTTCAAGCAGACCTGCAACCGCTCCGTCGAACGTCGCTCCACAGATCGGAGTGTGGGGAGAGCTCGAACTCACCCGCATCGTCATCGAACCGCCCGATGAACTCATCAGCATCAACGCGGAGACACGCACC
This portion of the Actomonas aquatica genome encodes:
- a CDS encoding divalent metal cation transporter, which translates into the protein MAIDYNVERPEDAALEAAANSGFFGKLGAYAKLSGPGWLQGAITLGGGSLAGSLFIGIVAGPHLLWIQPFAMLCGITMLSAIAYVTLSTGERPMLTVSRHLTPVLAIAWAVATIVANVVFALPQFALATSTFLQNLTPSWADSEVAPWIIGGVLAVTSVGIVWGYESGSKGIRLFELVLKVLVAVVVLSFFLVVGMLVARGQIDVGAVMAGLIPHLSQLHEPTPQLAEIAAATGAHEGLWREIISNSQRDIIIAAGGTAVGINMTFLLPYTLLRRGWQRKHRELSMFDLSLGLFIPFVIATSCLVIAAGSAFYTKTDDVLAPDGSVRPAMVRAYGDSVDKFLKLRDGASFASLDADAKAAARETLAPVDRRMAAMLASRDAGQLSAALAPVLGKAGANLVFGVGVIAMAWSSIIILILMNGLAIGAVFKRDENPTVFRIGTLMPGISGFFAPVIWTGASRAALAIPASVIATTLLPIAYFTFLLLMNSKGALGKDRPSGGVRLVVNLLMAGATSAATLASVWALSNRGTAGTWGLVGLGSLFAIGLISFLRKRNTA